One genomic window of Campylobacter curvus includes the following:
- a CDS encoding MetQ/NlpA family ABC transporter substrate-binding protein: MKILNLLAAAFLALNLYAKSDDKTIIVGVSPIPHAEILEFVKPKLKELGYDLVISEITDYSIPNIATQDGDLDANFFQHLPYLEEQNKNRGLNLVKVASVHVEPLGLYSKKIKNINELKDGATVAIAYDPSNGNRALRILEKAGLIELDKKAVQATPHDITKNPLHLKFVELEGAQIPRTLDEVDLAAISTNFVLDLGMSVAKDALLLEDANSPYANIIVTRAGNENSPKIKALVKAVLSDDTRKFILERYKGEVIPAF, translated from the coding sequence ATGAAAATTTTAAACCTGCTAGCAGCCGCATTTTTGGCTTTAAATTTATACGCCAAAAGCGACGATAAAACCATAATAGTCGGCGTTTCGCCAATTCCGCACGCTGAAATTTTAGAATTTGTCAAACCAAAGCTAAAAGAGCTTGGATACGACCTGGTGATCTCGGAGATCACGGACTACTCGATCCCAAATATCGCGACACAAGATGGCGATCTGGACGCGAATTTCTTCCAGCATTTGCCATATCTTGAAGAGCAAAACAAAAACCGCGGGCTAAATTTAGTCAAGGTCGCGAGCGTGCATGTCGAGCCGCTTGGGCTTTATTCAAAAAAGATAAAAAACATAAACGAGCTAAAAGACGGCGCGACGGTCGCGATCGCGTATGACCCGTCAAATGGCAACCGCGCTTTGAGGATTTTGGAAAAAGCAGGACTCATCGAGCTTGACAAAAAGGCTGTGCAAGCGACCCCTCACGACATCACGAAAAACCCGCTACATCTTAAATTCGTCGAACTTGAAGGTGCGCAGATACCACGCACGCTTGATGAAGTCGATCTCGCCGCTATCAGCACAAATTTCGTGCTCGATCTAGGCATGAGCGTGGCAAAGGATGCGTTGCTACTTGAAGACGCAAATAGTCCCTACGCAAACATCATCGTCACAAGAGCAGGCAATGAAAATAGCCCAAAGATCAAGGCTCTTGTTAAAGCGGTGTTGAGCGATGACACGAGGAAATTTATCCTCGAACGCTACAAAGGTGAGGTCATACCGGCGTTTTAA
- a CDS encoding methionine ABC transporter permease — translation MFGIDFSKFPDVFARILLPAINETLYMSLVSTFLAFAIGLIPAVLLVLSDKDGLKPNAKLYFTLDVLINTLRSFPFIILIIVLFPVTKMIVGTSIGTTAAIVPLTIGAAPFVARLIENALKEVDKGIIEAAKSFGSSNLQIIFRVMFVEALPGIISAFTLTLIVNIGFSAMAGAVGGGGLGAVAINYGYQRFRPDIMLYTVVILIIMVQIFQILGNFFYKITKK, via the coding sequence ATGTTTGGCATAGATTTTTCTAAATTTCCCGACGTGTTCGCACGTATTTTACTTCCTGCGATCAACGAGACGCTTTATATGAGCCTGGTTTCGACGTTTTTGGCCTTTGCTATCGGGCTTATACCTGCCGTGTTGCTCGTGCTTTCGGACAAAGACGGGCTGAAACCAAACGCGAAGCTTTACTTCACGCTTGACGTGCTCATAAATACACTCAGAAGCTTTCCGTTTATCATCCTAATAATCGTACTTTTTCCGGTCACGAAAATGATCGTAGGCACAAGCATAGGCACGACAGCGGCGATCGTCCCGCTTACTATCGGGGCTGCACCTTTTGTCGCTAGACTCATCGAAAATGCGCTAAAAGAGGTCGATAAAGGCATCATCGAAGCGGCAAAAAGCTTTGGCAGCTCAAATTTACAGATCATCTTTCGCGTGATGTTTGTAGAGGCGCTACCGGGCATCATCTCGGCCTTTACGCTAACTCTCATCGTAAATATCGGCTTTTCAGCGATGGCTGGCGCAGTCGGAGGCGGCGGACTTGGCGCGGTCGCTATCAACTACGGCTATCAGCGTTTTAGACCTGACATTATGCTTTACACGGTCGTGATTTTGATCATAATGGTGCAAATTTTTCAAATTCTTGGAAACTTTTTTTACAAAATTACAAAAAAATAG
- a CDS encoding valine--tRNA ligase, with protein sequence MADFYDAKQTEEKFYKIWEERGYFEIDANKEIQKPNKKFCIMMPPPNVTGSLHIGHSLTFTLQDIMTRYKRMDGYKTLWQPGLDHAGIATQNVVEKQLLSQGITKESIGREEFVKKVWQWKEKSGGMIVHQMRRLGISPAWSRQRFTMDEGLKKAVKKAFVSLYEKGLIVRENYMINWCTHDGALSDIEVEHKENKGKLYYLRYYLAENSSSCQNDKAQSASQCSSSADISQMACETSRYVVVATTRPETYFGDTAVMVNPNDERYKNLIGRKVVLPIIGREIPIIADEHVDMEFGTGLVKVTPAHDTNDYEVGKRHGLEFITVFDEKGILNEQCDKFKGLERLAAREPIVRELEKIGNVEKIGDYDNQVGYCYRCKNVVEPYISKQWFVKKQIADKAIEDVAAGLAKFYPPHWINSFNAWMRELRDWCISRQLWWGHQIPVFYCDECAHEWADEGEPNECPKCKSKKFHQDPDVLDTWFSSGLWPFSTLGWGNGEELKNEKWFEGDLAEFYPNTLLITGFDILFFWVARMMFQGQNALEKLPFDDIYLHALVKDEQGRKMSKSLGNVIDPLDSIEEYSADILRFTLALLAVQGRDIKLSDEKMKLVRNFTNKLYNAGKYLLLNESKFDDLDKIEVKTPLGAYMQSRFYECVREVRENIDAYRFNDAANALYKFLWDEFCDWGIELSKASKASVAELGAIFKETMKLLSPFMPFISEYLYHELSGTNLQSSASIMISRYPQAKERNLEVEKIFSLVIEAIVSIRRAKATIELGNSKIAKAYVKLNGDVNLSEAANYIALLAKCENIEFTSTKIDGAISDVSENLQSFIPLEGVDMSAMIMRLRSQKTKLEKEIAKLEGMLKNEKFVANAPAEVIEANKSGLANAQEQLKKIDSELMKFDK encoded by the coding sequence GTGGCTGATTTTTACGACGCAAAGCAAACGGAAGAGAAATTTTATAAAATTTGGGAAGAGCGCGGATATTTCGAGATAGACGCGAATAAAGAGATCCAAAAGCCAAATAAAAAATTTTGTATCATGATGCCGCCTCCAAACGTGACCGGCTCGCTTCACATCGGACATTCGCTTACTTTCACGCTTCAAGACATAATGACTCGCTACAAAAGGATGGACGGCTACAAGACCCTCTGGCAGCCGGGGCTCGATCACGCGGGTATCGCCACTCAAAACGTCGTAGAGAAGCAGCTTCTATCCCAGGGTATCACAAAAGAGAGTATCGGGCGCGAGGAATTTGTAAAAAAAGTCTGGCAATGGAAAGAAAAAAGCGGTGGCATGATAGTGCATCAAATGCGCCGTCTAGGCATCTCTCCTGCATGGAGCAGGCAGAGATTTACCATGGATGAAGGGCTAAAAAAGGCGGTCAAAAAAGCCTTCGTGAGCCTTTATGAAAAGGGTCTCATCGTGCGCGAAAACTATATGATAAACTGGTGCACGCATGACGGCGCGCTCAGCGACATCGAGGTCGAGCACAAGGAAAACAAGGGCAAGCTTTATTATTTGCGATATTATTTAGCTGAAAATTCGAGCTCTTGCCAAAACGATAAGGCGCAGAGTGCGTCGCAGTGCAGTTCGAGTGCGGATATTTCGCAGATGGCGTGCGAGACGAGCCGATATGTGGTAGTCGCCACGACGCGTCCGGAGACCTACTTCGGCGATACGGCGGTAATGGTAAATCCAAACGACGAGCGATATAAAAATTTGATCGGTCGCAAGGTCGTGTTACCTATCATCGGACGCGAGATCCCGATCATCGCCGACGAGCACGTAGATATGGAGTTTGGAACGGGGCTTGTCAAAGTAACGCCTGCACACGATACGAACGACTACGAGGTCGGCAAAAGACATGGACTTGAATTTATCACCGTTTTTGATGAAAAAGGCATTTTAAACGAGCAGTGCGACAAATTTAAAGGGCTTGAAAGGCTGGCGGCACGAGAGCCTATCGTGCGCGAGCTAGAAAAGATCGGCAATGTCGAAAAGATCGGAGACTACGATAATCAAGTAGGCTACTGCTACCGCTGTAAAAATGTCGTCGAGCCATACATCTCAAAGCAGTGGTTCGTAAAAAAACAAATTGCCGATAAAGCCATCGAGGACGTTGCAGCGGGTCTTGCTAAATTTTACCCGCCGCACTGGATAAACAGCTTTAACGCTTGGATGCGCGAACTTCGTGACTGGTGCATCTCACGTCAGCTTTGGTGGGGACATCAGATTCCGGTGTTTTACTGCGACGAGTGCGCTCATGAGTGGGCGGATGAAGGCGAGCCGAATGAATGCCCGAAGTGTAAAAGCAAGAAATTTCATCAAGACCCAGACGTACTTGATACGTGGTTTAGCTCGGGGCTTTGGCCTTTTAGCACGCTTGGCTGGGGCAATGGCGAGGAGCTGAAAAATGAAAAATGGTTCGAGGGCGATCTAGCTGAATTTTACCCAAATACCCTGCTGATAACGGGCTTTGACATCCTCTTTTTCTGGGTCGCTAGGATGATGTTTCAGGGGCAAAATGCGCTAGAAAAGCTGCCGTTTGACGACATCTACTTGCATGCTCTGGTTAAAGACGAGCAAGGCAGAAAGATGAGTAAAAGCCTTGGCAACGTCATCGATCCGCTTGATAGCATTGAGGAATACAGTGCGGACATCTTGCGCTTCACGCTCGCCCTACTCGCCGTGCAAGGCCGCGACATCAAGCTAAGCGACGAGAAAATGAAGCTGGTTAGAAATTTTACGAATAAGCTTTACAACGCCGGCAAATATCTGCTTTTAAATGAGAGCAAATTTGACGATCTAGACAAAATCGAGGTCAAAACGCCGCTTGGAGCGTATATGCAAAGTCGCTTTTACGAGTGCGTGCGCGAGGTGCGCGAGAACATTGACGCGTATCGCTTCAACGACGCGGCGAATGCGCTTTATAAATTTTTATGGGATGAGTTTTGCGACTGGGGTATCGAGCTAAGCAAGGCGAGCAAAGCAAGTGTCGCCGAACTGGGCGCGATATTTAAAGAGACGATGAAACTTTTAAGCCCGTTTATGCCGTTTATTAGCGAATACCTTTATCACGAGCTTAGCGGGACAAATTTGCAGAGCTCGGCGTCCATAATGATCTCGCGCTATCCGCAGGCAAAAGAGCGAAATTTAGAGGTTGAGAAAATTTTCTCGCTCGTCATCGAAGCGATAGTTAGCATACGCCGCGCAAAGGCTACGATCGAGCTTGGTAACTCAAAAATAGCAAAAGCTTATGTCAAGCTTAACGGCGACGTAAATTTAAGCGAGGCCGCAAACTACATCGCCCTACTCGCAAAGTGCGAAAATATCGAATTTACGAGTACTAAGATAGATGGTGCGATCAGCGATGTGAGCGAAAATTTACAAAGTTTCATACCGCTTGAAGGCGTGGATATGTCGGCGATGATAATGCGACTGCGGTCGCAAAAAACTAAACTGGAAAAAGAGATAGCAAAGCTAGAAGGCATGCTAAAAAACGAGAAATTTGTCGCCAACGCTCCGGCGGAGGTGATAGAGGCAAATAAATCAGGGCTTGCAAATGCGCAAGAACAGCTTAAAAAGATAGATTCAGAGCTTATGAAATTTGATAAATAA
- a CDS encoding methionine ABC transporter ATP-binding protein — MIEISNLQKFYGSTQILYDINLSVAKGEIYAIVGHSGAGKSTLLRCINGLESYQGGSLKVFGREISKLKQNELRELRRDVGMIFQHFALMARKTVFENVATPLKFWSYPKEKIQTRVSELLNLVGLENKAKSYPSELSGGQKQRVAIARALALSPKILLSDEATSALDPNTTNSILELLKKINAELDISIVIVTHEMEVVKSVASRALLLEGGKIIGSGSIEELFLKPDEKMKEFLGEIEILPASGVNIRLFFPKEVAQNSVITHMARTLNIDFNIVWGKLEKLDKNVLGSLVINVELQDEARVIEYIKQSGVLWEVA; from the coding sequence ATGATAGAGATCTCAAATTTACAGAAATTTTATGGTAGCACGCAGATATTGTACGATATAAATTTAAGCGTTGCTAAGGGCGAAATTTACGCTATCGTGGGGCATAGCGGTGCGGGTAAATCGACTCTGCTTCGCTGCATAAACGGACTAGAAAGCTATCAAGGCGGTAGCTTAAAGGTGTTTGGGCGCGAGATAAGCAAACTCAAACAAAACGAGCTAAGAGAGCTTAGGCGCGATGTGGGGATGATATTTCAGCATTTTGCGCTGATGGCTAGAAAAACGGTGTTTGAAAACGTCGCCACTCCGCTTAAATTTTGGAGCTATCCAAAGGAGAAAATCCAAACCAGAGTGAGCGAGCTTTTAAATTTAGTCGGGCTTGAAAACAAGGCAAAAAGCTATCCTAGCGAGCTAAGCGGCGGACAAAAGCAGCGCGTAGCGATCGCTCGCGCTCTTGCACTTAGTCCAAAAATTTTACTCAGCGACGAGGCAACGAGCGCACTTGATCCAAATACGACGAATTCTATTTTGGAGCTTTTAAAAAAGATAAACGCCGAGCTTGACATCAGCATCGTCATTGTCACGCACGAGATGGAGGTCGTAAAATCAGTCGCCAGCAGAGCCCTTTTGCTCGAAGGTGGTAAGATAATCGGTAGCGGCAGCATCGAGGAGCTATTTTTAAAACCCGATGAAAAAATGAAGGAATTTTTAGGTGAGATCGAAATTTTACCCGCAAGCGGCGTGAATATCCGCCTCTTTTTTCCAAAAGAGGTCGCGCAAAACAGCGTCATCACACACATGGCACGCACGCTAAATATCGACTTTAACATCGTCTGGGGCAAGCTTGAAAAGCTCGATAAAAACGTGCTTGGCTCTCTCGTGATAAATGTCGAACTACAAGATGAAGCGCGCGTGATCGAATACATCAAACAAAGCGGCGTGCTTTGGGAGGTGGCGTAA
- a CDS encoding MetQ/NlpA family ABC transporter substrate-binding protein encodes MNKILLSSLVALGLSLSANAADKAKTIIVGATPVPHAEILEVVKPILAKDGYTLEIKEFNDYTVPNLATEDGDLDANYFQHLPYLEEFNKNKGTHLVKTVGVHLEPMGVYSKKIKDIKELKEGSSVSIPNDPTNESRALDVLASAGLIKLNNNPLKTPLDIVENPKKLKFEEIETAQVPRTLDDVTIAVINTNYAMNANLNPTKDALVLESKDSPYTNYVVVKAGNENSPKTKALDKAITSPEVKKFIEEKYKGAILPTF; translated from the coding sequence ATGAATAAAATACTTCTCTCTTCCCTAGTCGCCCTTGGTCTGTCACTATCTGCAAATGCCGCCGATAAAGCAAAAACGATCATCGTAGGTGCCACTCCCGTGCCGCATGCCGAGATCCTCGAAGTCGTAAAACCGATCCTCGCAAAAGATGGCTACACGCTTGAAATAAAAGAATTCAACGACTACACCGTGCCAAATTTAGCCACAGAAGATGGCGATCTGGACGCAAACTACTTCCAACACCTGCCGTATCTTGAGGAATTTAATAAAAACAAAGGCACTCATCTTGTTAAAACCGTCGGCGTGCATTTAGAACCTATGGGGGTTTATTCAAAAAAGATAAAAGACATCAAAGAGCTTAAAGAGGGCAGCAGCGTCTCGATACCAAACGACCCGACAAACGAGAGCCGCGCGCTTGATGTTTTAGCCAGCGCAGGTCTCATCAAACTAAACAACAACCCGCTAAAAACCCCGCTTGACATTGTCGAAAATCCTAAAAAGCTAAAATTTGAAGAGATCGAGACAGCCCAAGTGCCGCGCACCCTAGATGATGTGACGATCGCGGTCATCAACACAAACTACGCTATGAACGCAAATCTCAACCCTACAAAAGACGCGCTCGTGTTAGAAAGCAAAGATAGCCCATACACAAACTACGTCGTAGTCAAAGCCGGCAACGAAAACAGCCCGAAGACCAAAGCTCTCGACAAAGCTATCACAAGCCCGGAAGTGAAGAAATTTATCGAGGAAAAATATAAAGGCGCGATACTTCCGACGTTTTGA